In the Phaeobacter gallaeciensis genome, one interval contains:
- the xdhC gene encoding xanthine dehydrogenase accessory protein XdhC, with translation MGVDLDGLKAAVTAHGRVTRVVIAAIRGSSPREAGAAMLVWRTGDGFAQSGTIGGGALEYEAAQKAVVQDRASVLSTHALGPDLGQCCGGSVTLLSEVYQANDLERLDTEVIARPAGQDSPMPLTVRRLLTRQRNQGQRPAPQLIDGWMIEARHRPEHPLWIWGAGHVGRALVDVLAPLPDHDITWVDTARNRFPEHISDTITPLWAENPSLLVAHAPSTARHLVLTYSHELDLALCHALLKHDFAFAGLIGSATKWARFRSRLAALGHAPARIDRITCPIGDPALGKHPQAIAVGVTAQLLALDARGSAEQELRKDRHA, from the coding sequence ATGGGGGTTGATCTGGACGGGCTCAAGGCCGCAGTAACGGCACACGGTCGTGTCACCCGCGTAGTGATCGCCGCCATCCGCGGCTCCTCCCCGCGCGAAGCGGGCGCCGCCATGCTGGTCTGGCGCACAGGGGACGGTTTTGCCCAGTCCGGCACCATCGGCGGAGGCGCGCTTGAATATGAAGCAGCGCAAAAGGCCGTCGTGCAGGACAGGGCATCGGTTCTCAGCACCCACGCGCTTGGCCCCGATCTGGGCCAGTGCTGCGGCGGATCGGTAACGCTGCTGAGCGAGGTCTATCAGGCGAATGACCTAGAACGCCTCGACACCGAGGTGATCGCGCGCCCTGCAGGACAGGACAGCCCGATGCCGCTCACGGTGCGGCGTCTGCTGACCCGGCAGCGCAATCAGGGCCAGCGCCCGGCCCCGCAGCTGATCGACGGCTGGATGATCGAAGCCAGGCACCGGCCAGAGCACCCGTTGTGGATCTGGGGCGCGGGCCATGTCGGGCGCGCGCTGGTCGATGTTTTGGCGCCCCTGCCCGATCACGACATCACCTGGGTCGACACCGCCCGAAACCGGTTTCCTGAGCATATTTCGGACACCATAACCCCCTTATGGGCTGAAAATCCGTCGCTTTTGGTGGCTCACGCGCCGTCAACTGCCCGACATCTGGTTCTGACCTATTCCCATGAGCTGGATCTGGCGCTATGCCACGCCCTGCTGAAACATGACTTTGCCTTTGCCGGGCTGATTGGCTCCGCGACCAAATGGGCGCGCTTCCGTTCCCGGCTTGCTGCCCTAGGCCACGCCCCCGCGCGGATCGACCGGATCACCTGCCCAATTGGGGATCCGGCCCTGGGCAAGCACCCGCAGGCAATCGCGGTCGGTGTGACGGCGCAGCTGCTGGCGCTGGATGCAAGAGGCAGCGCAGAACAGGAACTAAGAAAGGACCGGCACGCGTGA
- the xdhB gene encoding xanthine dehydrogenase molybdopterin binding subunit: protein MSVAKPLPHDAARLHVTGAARYVDDTPTPRGTLHLAFGLSPIAKGRITKMDLEPARQSSGVVAVLSAGDLPFDNDVSPSNHDEPLLTSGAVNYVGQPVFLVVATSHRAARIAARKAVIDYAEETPLLTLEAALAADSRFEAGPRIYQKGDAAAAISAAPRMVEGSFDLGGQEHFYLEGQAALAQPQEDGGMLVNSSTQHPTEIQHKVAEAIGLPMHAVRVETRRMGGGFGGKESQGNALAVACAVAARHTGRPCKMRYDRDDDMVITGKRHAFRISYRAGFDTDGRLLGVEFTHLVDCGWAQDLSLPVADRAMLHADNAYAIPAIRIESHRLKTNRQSATAYRGFGGPQGMVGIERVMDHIAHDLKLDPVELRQRNYYAAPGTATGDNTTPYGMEVSDFELHEMTAQLLVSADYAARKAEIAAWNQGQTHLKRGLAFSPVKFGISFTLTHLNQAGALVHVYQDGSVHLNHGGTEMGQGLFQKVAQVAASRFGISLEKVKITATDTAKVPNTSATAASSGSDLNGMAVKAACDTIRARMAEHLANLHQAAPADVIFADGVVRIGDALELSFVAAAKLCYEGRISLSSTGFYKTPKLEWDRIKGQGRPFFYFAYGAALTEVVVDRLTGENRILRADILHDAGASLNPALDIGQVEGGYVQGAGWLTTEELVWDDKGALRTHAPSTYKIPACSDRPDVFYVALFDGQNREETIYRSKAVGEPPFMLGISAWLALSDAVSAFGAAYPALDAPATAEEIWRAARRTSDGG from the coding sequence ATGAGCGTTGCAAAACCCCTGCCCCACGACGCCGCCCGCCTGCATGTGACCGGCGCCGCCCGCTATGTGGACGACACCCCGACGCCGCGCGGCACCCTACATTTGGCCTTCGGCTTGTCGCCCATCGCCAAGGGGCGCATCACCAAGATGGATCTGGAGCCCGCCCGCCAAAGCTCCGGCGTGGTCGCGGTGCTGAGCGCCGGTGATCTGCCCTTTGACAATGATGTCTCCCCGTCGAACCATGATGAGCCACTGCTGACATCCGGCGCGGTCAACTATGTCGGCCAGCCGGTGTTTCTGGTGGTGGCAACCAGCCACCGGGCCGCGCGCATCGCCGCCCGCAAGGCCGTGATCGACTACGCCGAGGAAACACCCCTGCTGACGCTGGAGGCCGCATTGGCCGCCGACAGCCGGTTCGAGGCAGGCCCGCGCATCTATCAAAAGGGCGATGCCGCCGCAGCCATCTCCGCCGCCCCTCGTATGGTCGAAGGCAGCTTTGATCTTGGCGGGCAGGAACATTTCTATCTCGAAGGACAGGCTGCGCTGGCCCAGCCACAAGAGGATGGCGGCATGCTGGTCAATTCATCGACCCAGCACCCGACCGAGATCCAGCACAAGGTGGCCGAGGCCATCGGCTTGCCGATGCATGCGGTGCGGGTGGAGACCCGGCGCATGGGTGGCGGATTTGGCGGCAAGGAAAGCCAGGGCAACGCGCTGGCCGTCGCCTGCGCCGTGGCCGCGCGCCACACCGGGCGCCCGTGCAAGATGCGTTATGACCGCGATGACGACATGGTCATCACCGGCAAACGTCACGCCTTCCGCATTTCCTACCGGGCGGGGTTTGACACGGACGGCCGCCTGTTGGGGGTGGAGTTCACCCATCTGGTGGATTGCGGCTGGGCGCAGGATCTGTCGCTGCCGGTGGCTGACCGCGCCATGCTGCACGCTGACAACGCCTATGCGATCCCCGCGATCCGCATCGAAAGTCATCGTCTCAAGACCAACCGGCAAAGCGCCACCGCCTATCGCGGCTTTGGCGGCCCTCAGGGCATGGTCGGGATCGAACGGGTGATGGATCATATCGCCCATGATTTGAAGCTGGACCCGGTCGAATTGCGGCAACGCAACTACTACGCCGCCCCCGGCACCGCCACGGGCGACAACACGACCCCCTATGGCATGGAGGTCAGCGATTTCGAATTGCACGAGATGACCGCGCAATTGCTGGTGAGCGCGGATTATGCCGCCCGCAAGGCAGAAATCGCTGCCTGGAACCAGGGGCAGACACACCTCAAACGGGGGCTTGCCTTCTCTCCGGTCAAATTCGGCATTTCCTTCACCCTGACCCACCTCAACCAGGCTGGGGCACTGGTTCATGTCTATCAGGATGGCTCGGTCCACCTGAACCACGGCGGCACCGAGATGGGACAAGGATTGTTCCAGAAGGTCGCGCAGGTAGCCGCCAGCCGGTTTGGCATCTCACTGGAGAAGGTGAAAATCACCGCCACCGACACCGCCAAAGTGCCCAATACCTCCGCCACGGCGGCCTCTTCCGGGTCTGACCTCAACGGGATGGCGGTCAAGGCCGCCTGCGACACCATCCGTGCTCGCATGGCCGAACATCTGGCTAACCTGCATCAGGCGGCGCCTGCGGATGTGATCTTTGCAGATGGCGTGGTTCGGATCGGCGACGCTCTGGAGCTCAGCTTCGTTGCGGCGGCGAAACTATGCTACGAGGGGCGGATCAGCCTGTCGTCGACCGGCTTCTACAAGACCCCAAAACTGGAGTGGGACCGAATCAAGGGACAGGGACGCCCCTTCTTCTACTTTGCCTATGGCGCCGCCCTGACCGAGGTTGTGGTGGACCGGCTGACTGGCGAAAACCGCATCCTGCGCGCCGATATCCTGCATGACGCAGGCGCCTCGCTGAACCCGGCGCTGGACATCGGCCAGGTCGAAGGCGGCTATGTGCAGGGCGCCGGATGGCTCACCACCGAGGAGTTGGTCTGGGACGACAAGGGCGCTCTGCGCACCCATGCGCCTTCGACCTACAAGATCCCCGCCTGCTCTGACCGCCCGGATGTCTTCTACGTGGCGCTTTTTGACGGGCAGAACCGCGAAGAAACCATCTACCGGTCCAAGGCGGTGGGCGAGCCGCCCTTCATGCTGGGGATTTCGGCTTGGCTGGCGCTGTCGGATGCGGTGTCCGCCTTTGGTGCGGCCTATCCTGCCCTTGATGCACCGGCCACCGCCGAAGAGATCTGGCGCGCGGCGCGGAGGACCAGTGATGGGGGTTGA
- the xdhA gene encoding xanthine dehydrogenase small subunit, with translation MTITFHLNGEEVTLSDANSSATLLDWLREERGLTGTKEGCNEGDCGACTVMVTDEQGAKPLNACILFLPQLNGKSVRTVEGAAGPDGSLHPVQDAMINHHGSQCGFCTPGFVMSMVTAHKNGAHDFDDQLAGNLCRCTGYAPIIRAAKAAADQPVPDWIASEAPPAATALDNMPTSSDDLAALFAANPEATLVAGATDVGLWVTKGLRNLEHMIFLDRCTDLKQIEISEETVRVGAMVDMNRMRAAIAPLHPSYAEMIRRYASQQVRAAATVGGNIANGSPIGDNPPALIALGATLHLRKGDTRRDLPLEDFFLEYGKQDRQPGEFVEAVSFPRQPDTLRVYKLSKRFDQDISAVLGAFNVTVEDGIVRAARIAFGGMAGIPKRASNVEAALSGQPWTPATIALAQAEFDKDFTPMRDMRASDEYRLDCARNMLQRCFADLAGETVSVLEVGQ, from the coding sequence ATGACAATCACCTTTCATCTGAACGGTGAGGAGGTAACGCTGAGCGATGCGAATTCGTCGGCGACGCTGCTCGATTGGCTGCGCGAAGAGCGCGGCCTGACCGGCACCAAGGAAGGCTGCAACGAGGGCGACTGCGGCGCCTGCACGGTGATGGTGACCGATGAACAGGGCGCAAAGCCGCTGAATGCCTGCATTCTGTTCCTGCCACAGCTGAACGGCAAATCGGTGCGCACCGTCGAAGGCGCTGCCGGGCCGGACGGCAGCCTGCACCCGGTTCAGGATGCAATGATCAACCATCATGGCAGCCAGTGCGGGTTCTGCACCCCCGGCTTCGTCATGTCGATGGTCACCGCACACAAGAACGGCGCCCACGATTTCGACGACCAATTGGCCGGAAACCTGTGCCGCTGCACCGGCTATGCGCCCATCATCCGCGCGGCCAAGGCGGCAGCCGACCAGCCAGTGCCCGACTGGATCGCATCCGAGGCCCCACCTGCGGCCACAGCCCTTGATAACATGCCGACTTCATCCGACGATCTCGCCGCGCTCTTCGCCGCTAACCCCGAGGCAACGCTGGTGGCCGGGGCGACGGATGTCGGTCTCTGGGTGACCAAGGGCCTGCGCAATCTGGAGCATATGATTTTCCTAGACCGCTGCACCGACCTGAAACAGATCGAGATCAGCGAAGAGACCGTGCGCGTCGGCGCCATGGTCGACATGAACCGGATGCGGGCTGCCATCGCCCCGCTGCACCCGTCCTATGCCGAGATGATCCGCCGCTATGCCTCGCAGCAGGTGCGTGCAGCCGCCACGGTCGGCGGCAATATCGCCAATGGCTCCCCCATCGGGGACAACCCGCCCGCGCTCATCGCGCTTGGCGCCACGCTGCATCTTCGCAAGGGCGACACCCGGCGCGATCTGCCGCTTGAAGACTTCTTCCTTGAATACGGCAAACAGGACCGTCAGCCGGGCGAATTCGTCGAGGCGGTTTCTTTCCCGCGTCAGCCCGATACCCTGCGCGTCTATAAGCTCTCCAAACGCTTTGACCAGGACATCTCGGCCGTGCTCGGCGCTTTCAATGTCACGGTCGAAGATGGCATCGTGCGCGCGGCGCGCATCGCCTTTGGCGGCATGGCAGGCATTCCCAAGCGCGCGTCCAATGTTGAGGCCGCTCTTTCCGGGCAACCCTGGACACCGGCAACCATTGCCCTTGCCCAAGCGGAATTCGACAAGGACTTCACCCCGATGCGGGACATGCGCGCCTCGGATGAATACCGCCTCGACTGCGCCCGCAACATGCTGCAACGCTGTTTCGCGGATCTCGCGGGCGAAACCGTCAGCGTGCTGGAGGTGGGCCAATGA
- a CDS encoding SlyX family protein: MQHLEEQIAHLTRTVDELSDVIARQQTELDRLTHRVQMLFEREATRSQEGTGGVIFGDERPPHY; encoded by the coding sequence ATGCAGCACCTGGAAGAACAGATCGCGCATCTTACCCGCACCGTTGACGAGCTGAGCGATGTGATTGCCCGTCAGCAAACCGAACTGGACCGCCTGACCCACCGGGTTCAGATGCTGTTCGAGCGCGAGGCAACCCGGTCTCAGGAAGGCACCGGCGGGGTGATTTTCGGAGATGAACGGCCGCCGCATTACTGA
- a CDS encoding putative bifunctional diguanylate cyclase/phosphodiesterase, translating into MSSFFARLKDYWVYLLICAGTMITFVISVEIDAFDTFYEYSRAHEDWELDEIAILVLNLAFGSFVALIVRSRQLARVAGERDRAEKEAQQFAWHDPLTGLPNRRAFVDHLATLDSADGASGGVVLMLDLDRFKAVNDIHGHAYGDLVLMECAARLRAELTADDLVARLGGDEFAIALDPETTATRAESVARRLLTAISQPILVDGIRLSVGTSVGLALLTPRHKASDALQYADQALYSAKKGGRGQFAWFDAELEQEARERRALELDLKEAVANDEIAPFFQPVFDIATDRLRGFEVLARWTHATRGVVPPDLFIEIAEDVGLIAPLGWSVLRQACLVARSWDPRVRLAVNVSPTQFRDGHLVERMKEVFEETGFDPRRLEIELTETAIMSDFAMAQSTLRQLHALGVTVALDDFGAGFSSLSNLRQLPFDSIKIDGSFISDIKDRPENQRIVSGILALAHGLDLEVTAEGVETDADFDFLQSVKCEMGQGYHFARPMSGEDVAWMLETKWSSLRRMRSSSDPEQDRFSKAG; encoded by the coding sequence GTGTCATCGTTTTTCGCCAGATTGAAAGACTACTGGGTCTACCTGCTGATCTGTGCAGGGACGATGATAACCTTTGTGATCAGCGTTGAAATCGATGCATTCGATACCTTCTACGAGTACAGTCGCGCGCATGAGGACTGGGAGCTGGACGAGATCGCCATTCTGGTGCTCAACCTGGCCTTCGGGTCGTTTGTTGCGCTGATCGTAAGGTCCCGCCAGTTGGCCCGCGTTGCAGGGGAACGGGACCGGGCCGAGAAAGAGGCGCAGCAGTTCGCGTGGCATGATCCCCTGACGGGCCTGCCGAACCGGCGTGCGTTCGTCGATCACCTGGCTACGCTCGACAGCGCAGACGGGGCATCGGGCGGGGTTGTGCTGATGCTGGATCTTGATCGGTTCAAGGCGGTCAATGACATCCACGGACATGCCTATGGCGATCTGGTCCTGATGGAGTGTGCAGCGCGGCTGCGGGCAGAACTCACTGCGGATGATCTTGTTGCGCGTCTGGGCGGAGATGAATTTGCAATCGCGCTGGATCCAGAGACCACCGCGACGCGCGCTGAAAGCGTCGCCCGACGTTTGCTGACTGCGATTTCACAGCCGATTCTGGTGGATGGTATCCGGCTGTCCGTCGGCACAAGTGTCGGACTGGCCTTGCTGACACCCCGGCATAAGGCGTCAGACGCCCTGCAATACGCGGATCAGGCGCTCTATTCGGCCAAGAAAGGCGGCCGTGGGCAATTTGCCTGGTTCGACGCAGAGTTGGAACAGGAGGCGCGGGAGCGGCGCGCATTGGAGCTGGATCTGAAAGAGGCCGTAGCGAATGACGAAATCGCACCCTTTTTTCAGCCCGTCTTTGATATTGCCACCGACAGGCTGCGCGGCTTTGAGGTGCTTGCGCGCTGGACCCACGCCACCCGCGGCGTGGTGCCGCCTGATCTGTTCATTGAAATCGCCGAGGATGTCGGGCTGATTGCCCCGCTGGGCTGGAGCGTCCTGCGCCAGGCCTGCCTTGTGGCGCGCAGTTGGGATCCGCGGGTGCGGCTGGCGGTGAATGTATCGCCGACCCAGTTCCGCGACGGTCATCTGGTCGAGCGGATGAAAGAGGTGTTCGAGGAAACGGGCTTTGATCCCCGCCGGTTGGAAATCGAGCTGACGGAAACCGCAATCATGTCGGATTTTGCCATGGCGCAATCCACCCTAAGACAGCTGCACGCACTGGGCGTCACAGTGGCGCTGGATGATTTCGGGGCAGGTTTTTCGTCGCTGTCAAACCTGCGGCAATTGCCGTTCGACAGTATCAAGATCGATGGCAGCTTCATTTCCGACATCAAGGATCGGCCCGAAAACCAGCGAATCGTATCGGGGATCCTGGCCCTGGCGCATGGGCTGGATCTGGAGGTGACGGCGGAAGGAGTGGAAACCGATGCGGATTTCGACTTCTTGCAGTCGGTGAAATGCGAAATGGGGCAAGGGTATCATTTCGCCCGCCCCATGTCGGGGGAAGACGTGGCTTGGATGCTGGAAACAAAGTGGTCATCGCTGCGGCGCATGCGCTCCAGTTCTGATCCGGAGCAGGACCGGTTCTCCAAGGCAGGCTAG
- the dnaE gene encoding DNA polymerase III subunit alpha yields the protein MTNAPRFIHLRTHTEYSLLEGALRLKKLPDLCKANDMPAIAVTDTNAMFSALEFSVTLSGAGIQPIIGCQVDLTFEKTEPGERPKAPAPIVLLAQNEEGYEHLMKLSSCLYVDKGGQLPQVTLEDLEANSAGLICLSGGPNGPVGQLLQQGQRPAAEALMQRLKAIYPDRLYVELQRHPGEDGQPDAEKLTERGHVEMAYAMELPLVATNDVYFPKTEMYEAHDAMICIAEGAYVDQSEPRRRLTAQHYFKSQQEMVTLFADLPEAVENTVEIAKRCAFMAYRRDPILPKFADDEVQELRRQANEGLQNRLAVIPHAVSVEEYQKRLDFELDIIEGMGFPGYFLIVADFIKWSKDNNIPVGPGRGSGAGSLVAYALTITDLDPLRYSLLFERFLNPERVSMPDFDIDFCMDRREETIRYVQQKYGRDKVGQIITFGALLSKAAVRDIGRVLQMPYGQVDRLSKMIPVEGVKPVSIEKALQDEPRLKEEARNEPVVDRLLTYGQQVEGLLRNASTHAAGVVIGDRPLDALVPLYQDPRSDMPATQFNMKWVEQAGLVKFDFLGLKTLTVIQNAVDLINQSGRDLHIAADGTQLYEPPEGAVNEINAIPLDDEASYKLYSSAKTVAVFQVESTGMMDALKRMKPNCIEDIVALVALYRPGPMENIPTYCEVKNGQRKITSVHPLIDHILEETQGIIVYQEQVMQIAQVMAGYSLGGADLLRRAMGKKIKEAMDAERPKFEKGAAENGVDKKKASEVFDLLEKFANYGFNKSHAAAYAVVSYQTAWLKANHPVEFMAGVMNCDIHLTDKLAIYFEEVRKGLSLPYVPPCVNRSEATFNVVNGELVYALGALKNVGVDVMRLVTAARREDGTERPFVSIFDFARRVNLKKVGKRPLEMLVRAGAFDQLDSNRRRLFESLEGLVNYSAAIHEQKNSNQVSLFGEAGDDLPEPRLAGTPDWLPAERLGEEFKAIGFYLSGHPLDDYMPALKRKDVMTLDEVTAKAERGPFMAKMAGVVAGRQERKSARGNRFAFAQLSDTSGAYEVTLFSEVLEKSREFLETGAKVVITAEATMESDQLKLLVRSVGPVDAAIADAGKSSLRVYVSDASAIGTVARVLEDAKSAARNASRGEVLMYLQDPGLPGDVEMDLGQIFPINPQIKGALKSLEGVLDVEEI from the coding sequence ATGACCAACGCTCCCCGATTCATTCACCTGCGCACCCACACCGAATACTCTTTGCTGGAGGGGGCGCTGCGGCTGAAGAAGCTGCCGGATCTGTGCAAGGCAAACGATATGCCTGCCATTGCGGTGACGGATACCAATGCGATGTTTTCCGCGTTGGAATTCTCGGTCACCCTGTCCGGCGCCGGGATCCAGCCCATCATCGGCTGTCAGGTGGATCTGACTTTCGAGAAGACCGAACCGGGAGAGCGCCCCAAGGCGCCGGCCCCCATCGTTCTGCTGGCCCAGAACGAGGAGGGTTACGAGCATCTGATGAAGCTGTCCTCCTGTCTTTACGTGGACAAGGGTGGGCAGCTGCCGCAGGTCACTCTGGAGGATCTGGAGGCCAATTCGGCGGGGCTGATCTGTCTGTCCGGCGGGCCGAACGGGCCGGTGGGACAGCTTTTGCAGCAGGGACAGCGCCCGGCGGCCGAAGCGCTGATGCAGCGGTTGAAGGCGATCTACCCGGATCGGCTGTATGTAGAATTGCAGCGCCATCCGGGCGAGGACGGGCAGCCCGATGCGGAAAAGCTGACCGAGCGCGGCCATGTGGAAATGGCCTATGCGATGGAGCTGCCGCTGGTCGCCACCAATGACGTCTATTTCCCCAAGACCGAGATGTATGAGGCGCATGATGCCATGATCTGCATCGCGGAAGGCGCCTATGTGGACCAGTCCGAGCCGCGCCGCCGCCTGACCGCACAGCATTATTTCAAAAGCCAGCAGGAGATGGTCACGCTGTTTGCCGATCTGCCCGAGGCGGTCGAGAACACGGTGGAAATCGCCAAACGTTGTGCTTTCATGGCCTATCGGCGCGACCCGATCCTACCGAAATTTGCCGATGACGAGGTGCAGGAACTTAGGCGACAAGCGAACGAGGGCCTGCAGAACCGGCTTGCGGTGATCCCGCATGCGGTTAGCGTCGAGGAATACCAGAAACGGCTCGATTTCGAGTTGGACATCATCGAGGGCATGGGCTTCCCCGGCTACTTCCTGATCGTTGCGGACTTCATCAAATGGTCCAAGGATAACAATATCCCTGTCGGGCCTGGCCGTGGCTCGGGTGCGGGCTCGTTGGTGGCCTATGCGCTGACCATCACCGACCTTGACCCTTTGCGCTACAGCCTGCTTTTCGAACGCTTTTTGAATCCGGAACGGGTTTCTATGCCCGACTTCGACATCGACTTTTGTATGGACCGGCGTGAAGAGACGATCCGCTACGTGCAGCAAAAATATGGCCGCGACAAAGTAGGCCAGATCATCACCTTCGGTGCGCTCCTGTCCAAGGCGGCGGTACGCGATATCGGGCGCGTCTTGCAGATGCCCTATGGCCAGGTGGACCGCCTGTCCAAGATGATCCCGGTGGAAGGGGTGAAACCTGTCTCCATCGAAAAGGCCTTGCAGGACGAACCGCGCTTGAAGGAAGAAGCCCGCAATGAGCCTGTGGTGGACCGGCTTCTGACATACGGTCAACAGGTCGAAGGTCTGCTCAGGAATGCCTCGACCCACGCGGCGGGGGTGGTGATTGGCGACCGGCCACTGGATGCGCTGGTGCCGCTTTATCAGGATCCGCGGTCGGACATGCCTGCGACCCAGTTCAATATGAAATGGGTGGAGCAGGCCGGTCTGGTGAAGTTCGACTTTCTGGGCCTGAAGACGCTGACCGTAATTCAAAACGCGGTGGATCTTATCAACCAGTCCGGGCGCGATCTGCACATCGCAGCCGATGGCACCCAGCTTTATGAGCCGCCCGAAGGCGCGGTGAACGAGATCAACGCCATCCCGCTTGATGACGAGGCCTCTTACAAGCTTTATTCCTCGGCCAAGACGGTTGCCGTGTTCCAGGTGGAATCCACCGGCATGATGGATGCGCTGAAGCGCATGAAGCCGAACTGCATCGAGGATATCGTTGCGCTGGTGGCGCTCTATCGTCCCGGTCCGATGGAGAATATTCCAACCTATTGTGAGGTGAAGAACGGCCAGCGCAAGATCACCTCGGTACATCCGCTGATCGACCATATCCTTGAGGAAACCCAAGGCATCATCGTCTATCAGGAACAGGTGATGCAGATCGCCCAGGTCATGGCGGGCTATTCGCTTGGCGGCGCGGACCTGTTGCGCCGCGCGATGGGTAAGAAGATCAAGGAGGCGATGGACGCCGAGCGCCCGAAATTCGAAAAGGGTGCGGCGGAGAATGGCGTCGACAAGAAAAAAGCCTCGGAGGTTTTCGACCTTCTGGAGAAATTCGCCAACTACGGCTTCAACAAATCCCACGCGGCGGCTTATGCGGTGGTGTCCTACCAGACGGCTTGGCTGAAGGCGAACCACCCGGTGGAGTTCATGGCCGGGGTCATGAACTGCGATATTCACCTCACGGATAAGCTGGCGATCTATTTCGAAGAGGTTCGAAAGGGGCTGAGCCTGCCCTACGTGCCGCCCTGCGTGAACCGGTCAGAGGCGACGTTCAACGTGGTGAACGGCGAACTGGTCTATGCGCTGGGCGCGCTCAAGAACGTCGGCGTCGATGTCATGCGGCTGGTGACAGCGGCGCGGCGCGAGGATGGCACGGAACGGCCCTTTGTCAGTATTTTCGACTTTGCCCGCCGGGTGAATCTGAAGAAGGTCGGCAAGCGCCCGCTGGAAATGCTGGTGCGGGCCGGAGCCTTTGACCAGCTCGACAGCAACCGCCGCCGCCTGTTCGAAAGCCTTGAGGGGCTGGTCAATTATTCTGCCGCGATCCACGAACAGAAGAATTCCAACCAGGTTTCGCTATTCGGCGAGGCGGGGGATGACCTGCCGGAACCACGCCTCGCAGGAACTCCGGACTGGCTGCCTGCCGAACGGCTGGGCGAGGAATTCAAGGCGATCGGTTTCTACCTGTCCGGTCACCCGCTGGACGACTATATGCCCGCCCTGAAACGCAAGGACGTGATGACCCTGGATGAGGTCACCGCCAAGGCCGAGCGCGGTCCCTTCATGGCCAAGATGGCCGGGGTTGTCGCCGGGCGGCAGGAGCGCAAATCGGCGCGCGGCAACCGGTTTGCCTTTGCCCAGCTCAGCGATACCAGCGGCGCCTACGAGGTGACCCTGTTCTCCGAAGTTCTGGAAAAGTCGCGCGAGTTCCTTGAGACCGGTGCCAAGGTGGTGATCACCGCCGAGGCGACCATGGAAAGCGATCAGCTGAAACTGTTGGTGCGCTCGGTCGGGCCAGTGGATGCGGCCATTGCCGATGCCGGGAAAAGCTCGCTCAGGGTCTATGTCAGCGATGCCAGCGCCATCGGCACTGTGGCCCGCGTGCTGGAGGATGCAAAATCCGCCGCCCGCAACGCCAGCCGGGGCGAGGTGCTAATGTATCTGCAGGATCCCGGTCTTCCGGGCGATGTGGAAATGGATCTGGGGCAGATCTTTCCGATCAACCCGCAGATCAAGGGCGCGCTGAAGTCGCTGGAAGGTGTTCTGGACGTCGAGGAAATCTAA